The Gemmatimonadota bacterium region TGGCGCCGAAGGCCCGCTTGCGGCTCATCCACAACAGGGCGCGTTCCTTTTCGTCCTCCGCGGTACGGATATCGCTGGCCCGGTTCTCCCGGCAGACCTCGGCCACCGCTTCGGCCTGGGTGTTCAGGCCCGCCTCATGACCTTCGAGTTCGATGATCAGCACGGCTTCGGCGTCCAGGGGAAACCCGAAATGGTAGGCCGCCTCGATGGCGCCGATGGCGACCTTGTCAATCATCTCGAGGGCCGACGGGACGATCCCGCGGCCGACGACGCCGGCGACGGCGCGCGAGGCGTCTTCCACCTGGTCGAACACCACCAGGAACGTCCGCCAGGCCTGGGGCAGGCGGGTCAGCTTGACCCACGCACGCGTTACGATGCCCAGCATGCCCTCGGATCCGATCATGAGACCGCGCAGGTCGTAACCCACGGCGTCTTCCGCCTTGCCGCCGAACCACGTGACCTGGCCGTCCGGCAAGACCACTTCCACGCCCAGGGTGTGGTTGGTCGTGACGCCGTACTTCAGGGTGTGCGGACCGCCCGAGTTCTCGGCGATGTTCCCGCCGATGGTACAGGCGTACTGGCTCGAGGGGTCCGGCACGAAGTGATAACCCTGCTTGCCGGTCTCCTTAGACAGGTGCAGGTTGACCACGCCGGCTTCCACCAGCGCCCGCTGGTTGCGGAAGTCGACCTCCACGATGCGGTTCATCTTGGTCAGCGCGATCATGACCCCGCCGTCGGGCGGCAGGCTCCCGCCGCTCAGGCCGGTGCCCGCGCCGCGCGCCACGAAGGGAATCCGCGCTTCATGGAGAATCCGGACCACGGCCGCGACGTCCTCCGTCGTGGTGGGGTAGACGACGGCGTGCGGGGCGTTCCGGTCGATGGTCAGCCCGTCGCATTCGTAGACGATCAACTGGTCCGGCGCGTCGATGACGTTCTCCCGGCCCAGTACGTCCGCAAGCCGTTCGACGAGCT contains the following coding sequences:
- a CDS encoding FAD-binding protein; protein product: MNKDQLVERLADVLGRENVIDAPDQLIVYECDGLTIDRNAPHAVVYPTTTEDVAAVVRILHEARIPFVARGAGTGLSGGSLPPDGGVMIALTKMNRIVEVDFRNQRALVEAGVVNLHLSKETGKQGYHFVPDPSSQYACTIGGNIAENSGGPHTLKYGVTTNHTLGVEVVLPDGQVTWFGGKAEDAVGYDLRGLMIGSEGMLGIVTRAWVKLTRLPQAWRTFLVVFDQVEDASRAVAGVVGRGIVPSALEMIDKVAIGAIEAAYHFGFPLDAEAVLIIELEGHEAGLNTQAEAVAEVCRENRASDIRTAEDEKERALLWMSRKRAFGAMGRLSPSYYVQDGVVPRTKIPDIMRVIQETAGKYDLLIGNVFHAGDGNIHPCIAYDDRDEEQARKTVEASNEILRACVDLGGSITGEHGIGYEKVDLMPLIFNESDIEAMETVKAVFDEENLSNPGKMFPTNRTCIGCGTAELKYTNRQAALL